A genome region from Deinococcus sp. KNUC1210 includes the following:
- a CDS encoding transglutaminase family protein codes for MRAEIKHVTEYRYQEPVWDSFNEVRLHPQRDERQNVLAFNIHVTPDVPVTSHRDYFGNLIHHVHVHERHTLLRIEAHTLVVTYRSRVPAPTSVQSLDPFRGELTEFLIASPRIPEAHWADIFQITAPLRTGDLPDFLMELTRTLYRRFTYTPGATNVRTTLEQFAGTGRGVCQDYAHAMLGICRSLGIPARYVSGYIYAGANFVGAEASHAWVEAYIPGSGWVGYDPTNNTEIVEAHVKIGHGRDYSDVSPISGSYHGSTRGELDVEVKVYDQQQ; via the coding sequence ATGCGAGCAGAAATCAAGCACGTCACTGAATACCGTTATCAGGAACCCGTCTGGGATTCCTTCAACGAGGTTCGCCTTCATCCGCAGCGCGATGAGCGCCAGAACGTCCTGGCCTTCAACATCCACGTCACGCCGGACGTTCCTGTTACTTCACACCGCGATTATTTCGGCAACCTCATTCATCATGTCCACGTTCATGAGCGTCATACCCTGCTGCGAATCGAGGCCCATACGCTGGTCGTTACGTATCGCTCCCGTGTGCCAGCGCCGACCAGTGTTCAGAGTCTCGATCCCTTCCGGGGCGAACTCACCGAGTTTCTGATCGCCTCGCCCCGCATTCCTGAGGCACACTGGGCCGATATTTTCCAGATCACTGCTCCCCTGCGAACAGGCGATCTTCCAGACTTCCTGATGGAACTGACGCGCACGCTGTATCGCCGCTTCACGTATACGCCCGGAGCCACCAACGTGAGGACCACGCTGGAACAGTTCGCGGGCACCGGGCGCGGCGTATGTCAGGACTATGCGCACGCGATGCTGGGTATCTGCCGTTCGCTGGGGATTCCAGCCCGCTATGTCAGCGGCTACATCTATGCCGGTGCCAACTTCGTGGGTGCGGAGGCCAGTCACGCCTGGGTCGAAGCGTATATCCCCGGCTCCGGCTGGGTGGGGTACGATCCGACCAACAATACCGAGATTGTCGAGGCCCACGTCAAGATCGGGCACGGGCGCGATTACAGCGACGTGTCTCCGATCAGCGGCAGCTATCACGGCAGCACACGGGGAGAACTGGACGTCGAAGTCAAGGTTTACGACCAGCAACAGTAA
- the infC gene encoding translation initiation factor IF-3 gives MMSIAKDHKVNEQIRVRQIRLIGAEGEQVGIIDTREAMGMAREKNLDLVMVSPQAVPPVCKLMDYGRFRFEQQQNEKETRKRARSQEVKSIKFRVKIDDNDFKTKTNHVKRFLEEGHKVKVTIMFRGRERTHPELGERILVRVAETLAEVGAPESQPSMMGMDMNMIMTPKGGPKKVARHDDEHTDEHHNDGASDTPTPQQDSAPATPVTV, from the coding sequence GTGATGAGCATAGCGAAAGATCATAAAGTCAACGAGCAGATCCGGGTACGCCAGATTCGCCTGATCGGGGCGGAGGGCGAGCAGGTCGGCATCATCGACACGCGGGAAGCCATGGGCATGGCCCGCGAGAAAAACCTCGACCTGGTGATGGTCAGCCCCCAGGCGGTGCCCCCGGTCTGCAAGCTGATGGATTATGGCCGTTTCCGCTTCGAGCAGCAGCAGAACGAGAAGGAAACCCGCAAGCGTGCGCGTTCGCAGGAAGTCAAGTCGATCAAGTTCCGCGTCAAGATCGACGACAACGACTTCAAGACCAAGACCAACCACGTGAAGCGCTTTCTGGAAGAAGGCCACAAGGTCAAGGTCACGATCATGTTCCGTGGCCGCGAGCGCACACACCCGGAACTGGGCGAGCGCATCCTGGTCCGCGTCGCGGAGACGCTGGCCGAGGTCGGCGCGCCCGAAAGCCAGCCGAGCATGATGGGCATGGACATGAACATGATCATGACCCCCAAGGGCGGCCCCAAGAAAGTCGCCCGCCACGACGACGAACACACCGACGAGCACCACAACGACGGCGCGAGCGATACGCCCACGCCTCAGCAGGACAGCGCCCCTGCTACACCTGTCACTGTCTGA
- the scpB gene encoding SMC-Scp complex subunit ScpB gives MSLQEHAQRELLGAALLASGRPLTLRELEGLLELAAGAVAELIERYARSLEAMGAGFRVEGVAGGYRLVVAPALAARLAPILAPPPLPALSSAALEVLAVIAYRQPITRAEIEAMRGGSASTVLTLQERELIKVVGKSPSVGQPLLYGTTERFLLEFGLNSLGDLPELSQQNFSGLLRG, from the coding sequence GTGTCTCTTCAGGAACATGCCCAGCGTGAGCTGCTGGGGGCGGCGCTGCTGGCATCTGGGCGACCGCTGACCCTGCGCGAACTGGAAGGACTGCTGGAACTTGCTGCCGGAGCAGTGGCGGAGCTGATCGAGCGCTATGCACGCAGCCTGGAGGCGATGGGTGCAGGCTTCCGGGTCGAAGGCGTGGCGGGCGGTTACCGTCTGGTGGTCGCGCCTGCCCTCGCTGCCCGTCTCGCTCCAATTCTGGCACCGCCGCCGTTACCTGCCCTGTCGAGTGCTGCGCTGGAAGTGCTGGCGGTGATCGCCTATCGTCAGCCGATTACCCGCGCCGAGATTGAGGCGATGCGCGGCGGCTCTGCCAGCACGGTCCTCACGCTTCAGGAGCGCGAACTCATCAAGGTGGTGGGAAAATCGCCGTCGGTCGGGCAGCCGCTGCTCTACGGCACCACCGAGCGTTTTCTGCTGGAGTTCGGCCTGAACAGCCTGGGCGATCTACCCGAGCTGAGCCAGCAGAATTTCAGCGGCCTGTTGCGCGGCTGA
- a CDS encoding glutaredoxin domain-containing protein has translation MTQNAPAAVLKVYSTGWCPDCRAAKMALDKKGIAYQEINIEEQENAAEYVMSVNGGKRSVPTLQFGEVAASLSGFSIVKLNDFLGKAGLA, from the coding sequence ATGACTCAGAATGCTCCTGCCGCTGTCCTTAAGGTCTACTCGACGGGCTGGTGCCCCGACTGCCGCGCTGCCAAGATGGCGCTCGACAAGAAAGGCATCGCGTATCAGGAGATCAATATCGAAGAGCAGGAAAACGCCGCCGAGTACGTGATGAGCGTCAACGGGGGCAAGCGCAGCGTTCCTACCCTGCAGTTCGGCGAGGTGGCTGCCAGCCTCAGCGGGTTCAGCATCGTCAAGTTGAACGACTTTCTTGGAAAGGCGGGCCTGGCCTGA
- a CDS encoding KH domain-containing protein, giving the protein MTPDPAELSLYLAQSIVEQPTQVRVSRRGPNVLVRVAPGEEGRLIGRQGRVIQAIRTLVRAACDPSERLNVDLDAPRKER; this is encoded by the coding sequence ATGACCCCCGACCCCGCCGAACTCAGCCTGTATCTGGCCCAGAGCATCGTGGAGCAGCCGACCCAGGTGCGCGTTTCCAGGCGCGGCCCGAACGTGCTGGTGCGCGTGGCTCCGGGAGAAGAAGGTCGTCTGATCGGGCGGCAGGGGCGGGTCATTCAGGCGATCAGAACGCTGGTGCGGGCGGCCTGTGATCCCTCCGAGCGGCTGAATGTCGATCTGGACGCGCCCCGCAAGGAGCGCTGA
- a CDS encoding LON peptidase substrate-binding domain-containing protein, whose translation MSRSPIPLFPLPDLVLFPGLVLPLYIFEPRYRALLARVRQTGEPFGIVRIVESAELSDQDNPKPLQERVAMFGTLAHLRDVTMHDDGTASIVVVGGERFYIEDFNTSAPYLSATVQEDPLSLPPGQEEISMALARRLLEGLLVVRPRDTQTVREHAPSDPLLLASFAATLLPLSSDQREQALGAADLLDRLEILISFLPRDERALN comes from the coding sequence ATGTCCCGCTCCCCTATTCCGCTCTTTCCACTGCCCGATCTGGTGCTGTTTCCCGGGCTGGTTCTGCCGCTGTACATCTTCGAGCCGCGCTACCGAGCCCTGCTCGCCCGCGTTCGCCAGACAGGTGAGCCGTTCGGCATCGTGCGGATTGTCGAAAGTGCCGAACTGAGCGACCAGGACAATCCCAAGCCCCTTCAGGAACGGGTCGCGATGTTCGGCACGCTGGCTCATCTGCGGGACGTGACCATGCACGACGACGGCACCGCCAGCATCGTGGTGGTCGGGGGCGAGCGCTTCTATATCGAGGATTTCAATACCTCGGCACCTTATCTCAGCGCCACGGTTCAGGAAGATCCGCTGAGCCTGCCACCTGGGCAGGAAGAAATCAGCATGGCCCTGGCGCGGCGACTGCTCGAAGGGCTGCTCGTCGTTCGTCCGCGCGATACCCAGACGGTGCGCGAGCATGCTCCCTCCGACCCACTGCTGCTCGCCAGCTTCGCGGCCACTCTGCTGCCGCTCAGCAGTGACCAGCGCGAGCAGGCCCTGGGCGCTGCCGATCTGCTCGACCGTCTGGAAATCCTGATCTCGTTCCTGCCTAGAGATGAGCGGGCGCTGAACTGA
- a CDS encoding L-threonylcarbamoyladenylate synthase, protein MNRAGDRHASAGAQATVAEALKVLARGGVVGYPSETVWGLAALPSSAAGVERLYTLKQRDSFKPVQLSCASAEVAHSWIRPGQPEFERLARLWPGPLTLLAWAVPGCPERLAPGGVVGLRVPAHPLALALLAEAGEHWRPPASIPVDSLRPPRGSRPRRTSWPNCCCQTTARKVRPVPGRPARSTICGVARS, encoded by the coding sequence ATGAACAGAGCAGGAGACCGTCATGCATCAGCGGGAGCGCAGGCCACAGTTGCCGAGGCGCTGAAGGTGCTGGCACGCGGCGGTGTGGTGGGTTATCCCAGTGAGACGGTCTGGGGGCTGGCTGCCCTGCCGTCGAGCGCGGCTGGTGTCGAGCGGCTATATACCCTGAAGCAGCGAGACAGCTTCAAGCCGGTGCAGCTGTCGTGCGCCAGTGCCGAGGTGGCGCACAGCTGGATTCGCCCCGGACAGCCCGAGTTTGAGCGGCTGGCCCGGCTGTGGCCCGGACCCCTCACCCTGCTCGCCTGGGCCGTGCCGGGCTGTCCGGAGCGGCTGGCTCCCGGCGGCGTGGTTGGCCTGCGGGTGCCTGCCCATCCTCTTGCGCTGGCGCTGCTGGCCGAAGCGGGGGAACACTGGCGACCACCAGCCTCAATCCCAGTGGACAGCCTGCGGCCACCTCGCGGCAGCAGGCCGAGGCGTACCAGTTGGCCGAACTGTTGCTGTCAGACGACGGCTCGGAAGGTGCGTCCGGTTCCGGGCAGGCCAGCACGGTCTACGATCTGCGGAGTGGCACGGTCCTGA
- a CDS encoding type II secretion system F family protein: MAVFEYRARDRGGKILSAQLEADSLAQVRDNLRSKGLMIMEIKAAKSGLNADVKIPFLSDRPPGLKQVALFSKQMATLINAGVPLVQSLAIMQRQIENRAFQNVLKAVRADVESGTPFSEAIAKHRKVFNRLYINLIRAGETSGTLDSIMERISDFQEKELALHGKIRGALTYPVIVLVFAVGVTYFLLTTIVPQFGSILTGLGAPLPALTQGLIAVSDFLQHRTLVLVAIVAVLVFVYRRYYATTKGRYQIDTIKLRVPVLGTLLRRSAIASFARTFGLLLSSGVNIIESLEITKGTANNAVVEEALENARNVVMVGDQMSGSMASNKLFPPMVVSMVSIGEETGALDNMLGKVADFYEREVDEAVNGLTAAIEPIMIVFLGVIVGLIVAGMFLPMFAIIGQLSK, translated from the coding sequence ATGGCTGTCTTTGAATATCGTGCGCGTGACCGGGGCGGCAAGATTCTCAGCGCTCAGCTCGAGGCTGACAGCCTGGCCCAGGTACGCGACAACCTGCGTTCCAAGGGCTTGATGATCATGGAGATCAAGGCTGCCAAGAGTGGCCTGAACGCCGATGTCAAGATTCCCTTCCTGTCGGATCGCCCGCCGGGCCTGAAGCAGGTGGCGCTGTTTTCCAAGCAGATGGCCACGCTGATCAATGCAGGTGTGCCGCTGGTGCAGTCGCTCGCCATCATGCAGCGGCAGATCGAAAACCGGGCCTTCCAGAATGTCCTCAAGGCAGTCCGGGCCGACGTCGAGTCGGGAACGCCCTTTTCCGAAGCCATCGCCAAGCACCGCAAGGTCTTTAACCGACTGTATATCAACCTGATCCGGGCCGGTGAAACCTCCGGTACGCTCGACTCGATCATGGAGCGCATCAGCGACTTCCAGGAAAAGGAACTGGCGCTGCACGGCAAGATTCGCGGCGCACTGACGTATCCGGTGATCGTGCTGGTCTTTGCCGTGGGCGTGACGTACTTCCTGCTGACCACTATTGTTCCTCAGTTCGGCAGCATCCTGACAGGACTGGGCGCACCGCTTCCCGCTCTCACCCAGGGCCTGATTGCCGTCTCGGATTTCCTACAGCACAGGACGCTGGTGCTTGTCGCCATCGTCGCCGTCCTTGTCTTCGTGTACCGCCGCTACTACGCCACCACGAAGGGCCGGTATCAGATCGACACGATCAAACTGCGCGTGCCGGTTCTCGGAACCCTGCTGCGGCGCAGCGCTATCGCCTCGTTTGCCCGTACCTTCGGTCTGCTGCTCTCCAGCGGCGTCAACATCATCGAAAGTCTGGAAATTACCAAGGGAACGGCCAACAACGCGGTCGTCGAAGAAGCGCTCGAAAATGCCCGCAACGTCGTGATGGTCGGTGATCAGATGAGCGGCTCGATGGCGAGCAACAAGCTCTTCCCGCCGATGGTGGTTTCGATGGTGTCGATCGGCGAGGAAACGGGCGCACTCGACAACATGCTCGGCAAGGTCGCCGACTTCTACGAGCGCGAAGTCGATGAAGCCGTGAACGGTCTGACCGCTGCCATCGAGCCGATCATGATCGTCTTCCTGGGCGTCATCGTGGGTCTGATCGTGGCAGGTATGTTCCTGCCGATGTTCGCCATCATCGGCCAGTTGAGCAAATAA
- the trmD gene encoding tRNA (guanosine(37)-N1)-methyltransferase TrmD gives MRFSLLTLFPELLRPFTSEALLGKAAVKGLLAFDLIDLREYAGNRWRKVDDSPYGGGAGMVIRVDVVEAALQALHQPDSAPPDEVILLTPAGQPFTQKVAEELSEKNHLALLCGRYEGFDARVETLVTREISIGDFVMMGGEAAAACIVEAVARLRPGVIGDEESWRADSYSSGLLDYPEYTRPAQWQGLGVPDVLQGGHHAAIERWRRDKALERTWERRPDLLPTAGLTPHDSATLLALGLSTEQLREIGAPLPPPQRRRRTKKTPPVPETEP, from the coding sequence CTGCGCTTCAGTCTGCTGACGCTGTTTCCAGAACTGCTGCGACCCTTCACCAGCGAGGCGCTGCTGGGCAAGGCGGCGGTCAAGGGGCTGCTGGCCTTCGACCTGATCGACCTGCGCGAGTACGCGGGCAACCGCTGGCGCAAGGTCGACGACTCGCCGTATGGGGGCGGGGCAGGAATGGTCATCCGGGTGGATGTGGTGGAGGCGGCTCTCCAGGCGCTGCATCAGCCGGACAGTGCGCCGCCCGACGAGGTGATTCTCCTGACGCCTGCCGGACAGCCCTTCACGCAGAAGGTGGCAGAAGAGCTGTCGGAGAAGAATCATCTGGCGCTGCTGTGTGGGCGCTACGAGGGGTTCGATGCCCGCGTCGAGACGCTGGTGACCCGCGAGATCAGCATCGGAGACTTCGTGATGATGGGCGGAGAGGCGGCGGCGGCGTGCATCGTGGAAGCGGTGGCGCGGCTGCGTCCAGGCGTGATCGGCGACGAGGAGAGCTGGCGGGCCGATTCTTATTCCAGCGGGCTGCTCGATTATCCGGAATATACGCGCCCGGCGCAGTGGCAGGGATTGGGCGTGCCCGACGTGCTTCAGGGCGGGCACCACGCGGCCATCGAGCGCTGGCGGCGCGACAAGGCGCTGGAACGTACCTGGGAACGCCGCCCCGATCTGCTGCCGACAGCCGGTCTGACGCCCCATGACAGCGCCACACTGCTGGCCCTCGGGCTGAGCACCGAGCAACTCCGTGAAATCGGTGCTCCGTTACCGCCGCCACAGCGCCGCCGCCGAACAAAGAAGACCCCGCCGGTTCCCGAGACTGAGCCTTAA
- the gatA gene encoding Asp-tRNA(Asn)/Glu-tRNA(Gln) amidotransferase subunit GatA → MHMPDASADATSTLPFLPSAREIAARVSSGQATPQDTVQAAFEQAEQQRHLNALISLNPQAGSQAQEVAARLAAGEQLPLAGVPVVIKDNMNLRGTHTTCGSRMLAGYLSPYTATAVARLQAAGAIVIGKANMDEFAMGSSTETSAFGPTLNPWDTGRVPGGTSGGSAAAVAAGIVPISLGSDTGGSVRQPAAFTGVYGFKPTYGRVSRYGLVAHASSLDQIGPFARTAADLALVMNVIAGHDPLDATSLDAPLNFLAPEAPRPLRVGVIRESLQGNTPGVQAVLSSTLAALESARATISEVSLPSTEYAVAAYYLISTPEASSNLARYDGMVYGLRAPGSDVGASMSAARAQGFGEEVKRRILMGTYALSSGYYDAYYSKAMRVRQLIAQEFAQAFERFDVLLTPTSPFPAFRFGERSGDPLAMYAADVDTVAISLAGVPALSLPMGFEEVEGKRLPVGIQLIAPALADERLMAVAALLEAQGAVSQEVFTGSA, encoded by the coding sequence ATGCACATGCCGGACGCTTCCGCCGACGCTACTTCCACTCTTCCGTTTCTGCCGAGTGCCCGCGAGATCGCCGCACGGGTGTCGAGCGGGCAGGCGACGCCCCAGGACACTGTTCAGGCAGCCTTCGAGCAGGCCGAGCAGCAGCGCCATCTGAATGCGCTCATCAGTCTGAATCCGCAGGCCGGGTCGCAGGCGCAGGAGGTGGCGGCCCGTCTCGCGGCGGGCGAGCAACTGCCCCTTGCGGGCGTGCCGGTGGTCATCAAAGACAACATGAATCTGCGCGGCACCCATACCACCTGTGGCAGCCGCATGCTGGCCGGGTATCTCAGTCCTTATACCGCGACGGCTGTGGCACGGCTGCAGGCAGCGGGGGCCATCGTCATCGGCAAGGCCAATATGGACGAATTCGCGATGGGCAGCAGTACCGAAACGAGCGCCTTTGGCCCCACGCTCAACCCCTGGGATACCGGGCGCGTCCCGGGCGGTACGTCGGGCGGCAGTGCAGCGGCGGTCGCGGCAGGGATCGTCCCGATCAGCCTCGGCTCGGATACCGGCGGGTCCGTCCGTCAACCGGCAGCCTTTACCGGTGTCTATGGATTCAAGCCCACCTATGGACGGGTCAGCCGGTACGGGCTGGTCGCCCACGCCAGCAGTCTCGATCAGATCGGACCCTTTGCCCGCACTGCTGCAGATCTGGCGCTGGTCATGAACGTGATCGCGGGTCACGATCCTCTTGATGCGACGAGTCTGGACGCGCCGCTGAACTTCCTCGCGCCCGAAGCTCCCAGGCCGCTGCGGGTGGGCGTGATCCGCGAATCGCTCCAGGGCAATACGCCGGGTGTGCAGGCGGTCTTGTCCAGCACGCTCGCGGCTCTGGAAAGTGCACGTGCGACCATCTCGGAGGTCAGTCTGCCCAGCACCGAATACGCAGTGGCGGCGTATTACCTGATCTCGACGCCGGAGGCGAGCAGCAATCTGGCCCGCTATGACGGCATGGTCTATGGACTGCGTGCGCCCGGTAGCGATGTCGGCGCGTCGATGAGCGCTGCCCGCGCCCAGGGATTCGGAGAAGAGGTGAAGCGCCGCATCCTGATGGGAACCTACGCGCTGTCGAGCGGCTATTACGACGCGTACTACAGCAAGGCGATGCGGGTCCGTCAGCTGATTGCTCAGGAGTTTGCCCAGGCGTTCGAGCGCTTTGATGTGCTGCTCACGCCCACCAGCCCCTTTCCTGCCTTCCGCTTCGGTGAACGCAGTGGTGATCCCCTGGCGATGTACGCCGCTGATGTCGATACCGTTGCCATCAGTCTGGCGGGTGTACCAGCGCTCAGCCTGCCGATGGGATTCGAGGAAGTTGAAGGAAAGCGGCTGCCGGTGGGCATTCAGCTCATTGCTCCGGCCCTCGCCGACGAACGTCTGATGGCGGTGGCAGCGCTGCTGGAGGCACAGGGAGCGGTTTCTCAAGAGGTGTTTACAGGGAGTGCTTGA
- the rimM gene encoding ribosome maturation factor RimM (Essential for efficient processing of 16S rRNA), producing MNVLPPDLTRMGHLMAPHGLRGAIKLFVIGEASQMLALKRLYVEELGWRRVTSVQPLGLGLALQLSGIDTREAALELRGRQVYAHDRELPRLDDGQYYYHELRGLPVRDAAGTTLGDVIDVQDMGFQDLLVIRHTGGEALVPLQAPYVQVKRGAAIVLDGAPDGLISGEAETVPPSSEEHLKDSAGPDDEAER from the coding sequence TTGAACGTACTGCCGCCCGACCTGACCCGTATGGGACATCTGATGGCTCCTCATGGACTGCGGGGAGCCATAAAACTGTTCGTCATCGGAGAGGCCTCGCAGATGCTGGCGCTCAAACGCCTGTACGTCGAAGAACTCGGCTGGCGGCGCGTGACATCGGTGCAGCCGCTGGGGCTGGGGCTGGCGCTGCAGCTGTCGGGCATCGACACCAGAGAGGCGGCGCTGGAACTGCGTGGACGACAGGTGTATGCCCATGACCGCGAACTGCCACGCCTGGATGACGGTCAGTACTATTACCACGAGCTGCGCGGGCTGCCGGTACGCGACGCGGCAGGCACGACACTGGGCGACGTAATCGACGTGCAGGACATGGGCTTTCAGGATCTGCTGGTGATCCGTCACACGGGCGGCGAGGCGCTGGTTCCGCTTCAGGCTCCGTATGTACAGGTTAAACGTGGCGCTGCCATCGTGCTGGACGGTGCGCCGGATGGCCTGATCTCCGGGGAGGCCGAGACGGTGCCGCCGTCTTCCGAGGAGCACCTGAAGGACTCCGCGGGCCCTGACGACGAGGCTGAGCGGTGA
- a CDS encoding DUF4388 domain-containing protein, translating to MTHSTSSLTTFDFLELLLMLAESRRTGVLRVYRDAEFEAWLQDGQVMHLVFGHLEGVAALIELLNDPRGRFNFEEGQTHPSPKMDASIEAVAMEALAALPLPELVLQGPARVTSLERVRRMPWTLRQENVLREVEAGTPLGELARDSEARQMLSRLARLGLLAARRSRTARLTVAVTREVLGVVVIDDTIVRRWQGDLGRHISHVALRDPNNTVHKLRITSSTTAGTQVMLPPELLLRTSLRVGDAVLVQPAP from the coding sequence ATGACCCATTCCACTTCCAGCCTCACCACTTTTGATTTTCTGGAGCTGCTCCTGATGCTCGCAGAGAGCCGACGAACCGGTGTCCTGCGGGTCTATCGCGACGCCGAATTCGAGGCGTGGCTTCAGGACGGGCAGGTCATGCACCTGGTCTTCGGGCACCTTGAAGGGGTCGCCGCGCTGATCGAACTGCTCAACGACCCCAGGGGCCGATTCAATTTCGAGGAAGGCCAGACGCATCCTTCCCCAAAGATGGACGCCAGTATCGAGGCGGTGGCGATGGAGGCTCTGGCCGCGTTGCCCCTGCCGGAACTGGTGCTCCAGGGGCCAGCACGCGTCACGTCACTGGAACGGGTGCGCCGCATGCCGTGGACGCTGAGACAGGAAAACGTTCTGCGTGAGGTCGAGGCCGGAACGCCGCTGGGCGAACTGGCCCGCGACTCGGAAGCGCGGCAGATGCTGTCACGGCTGGCACGACTGGGGCTACTGGCCGCCCGGCGATCCAGAACGGCCCGCCTGACCGTCGCTGTGACCAGAGAGGTGTTGGGCGTCGTGGTCATCGACGATACCATCGTGCGGCGCTGGCAGGGCGATCTGGGACGACATATTTCCCATGTCGCTCTGCGCGATCCCAACAATACGGTTCATAAGCTCCGGATCACCTCCAGCACCACGGCCGGGACGCAGGTGATGCTGCCACCCGAACTGCTGCTGCGAACCAGTCTGCGTGTCGGTGACGCCGTCCTGGTGCAGCCCGCGCCCTGA